In one window of Streptomyces sp. NBC_01224 DNA:
- a CDS encoding YciI family protein, whose product MAKYLLLKHYRGAPAPVNDVCMDQWTPEEISAHVQYMNDFAARLEKTGEFVDGQALAPEGAWVRYDGEGRPPVTDGPFAETKDLIAGWMVIDVDSYERAIELAGELSAAPGAGGKPIHEWLEVRPFLAAPPTITE is encoded by the coding sequence ATGGCCAAGTACTTGCTGCTCAAGCACTACCGCGGCGCCCCGGCTCCGGTGAACGACGTGTGTATGGATCAGTGGACGCCGGAGGAGATCTCGGCGCACGTGCAGTACATGAACGACTTCGCGGCCCGGCTGGAGAAGACAGGCGAGTTCGTCGACGGTCAGGCGCTCGCCCCCGAGGGAGCGTGGGTCCGGTACGACGGCGAGGGGCGCCCGCCGGTCACCGACGGTCCGTTCGCCGAGACCAAGGACCTCATCGCCGGCTGGATGGTGATCGACGTCGACAGCTACGAGCGCGCCATCGAACTGGCCGGGGAACTGTCGGCCGCCCCCGGGGCGGGCGGGAAGCCGATCCACGAGTGGCTGGAGGTGCGCCCGTTCCTGGCCGCGCCGCCCACCATCACGGAGTGA
- a CDS encoding ferredoxin, whose product MQTVVDLTRCQGYAQCVFLAPEVFQLHGEEGLLYAPAVPDDQVERVRQAAAACPVQAILLGEEVSARAR is encoded by the coding sequence ATGCAGACCGTTGTGGATCTCACGCGCTGCCAGGGCTACGCGCAGTGCGTGTTCCTCGCGCCGGAGGTGTTCCAGCTGCACGGAGAGGAGGGATTGCTGTACGCCCCGGCCGTCCCCGACGACCAGGTCGAGCGCGTGCGCCAGGCCGCGGCGGCATGCCCGGTCCAGGCGATCCTCCTCGGTGAGGAGGTGAGCGCCCGTGCCCGGTGA
- a CDS encoding GlxA family transcriptional regulator → MSSVCTGRIVVLVLPEVNLLDLGGPVQVFDVAAHLGGGYQLEYVAETGGVRSAQGLELAGLQVLSVTQAGRGDMVLVPGPRLTGSDRLVSEAAVRWVRDAYDAGARVASVCSGAAVLGEAGLLDGRACTTHWSLTTAMRERYPKARVREAALYVHEGRVSTSAGISSGIDLALSLVERDHGPELAAAVARELVLYLRRDGDAAQISPFLRYRDHVRPAVHRVQDHLAQNLDAPHTLAELAAVAHLSPRGLTRAFTAATGITPLAYQRQLRLERARTLLAGTNLTVEAVAARCGFRDARQLRRLVAETLGVPPSQLRPAG, encoded by the coding sequence ATGAGCAGCGTGTGCACGGGACGGATTGTCGTCCTGGTGCTGCCCGAGGTGAACCTGCTGGATCTGGGCGGTCCGGTGCAGGTCTTCGATGTGGCGGCCCACTTGGGGGGCGGCTACCAGCTGGAGTATGTCGCCGAGACGGGCGGGGTGCGCTCGGCGCAGGGACTGGAGCTGGCCGGGCTGCAAGTGCTGTCGGTGACGCAGGCCGGCCGGGGTGACATGGTGCTCGTGCCGGGGCCACGGCTGACCGGATCCGACCGGCTGGTCTCGGAGGCGGCCGTGCGGTGGGTGCGGGACGCATACGACGCGGGGGCCCGGGTGGCCTCGGTGTGCAGCGGCGCCGCCGTGCTTGGGGAGGCGGGACTGCTGGACGGCCGGGCGTGCACGACGCACTGGTCGCTCACCACGGCCATGCGCGAGCGGTATCCGAAGGCGCGGGTGCGCGAAGCAGCGTTGTACGTCCACGAAGGGCGGGTCAGCACCAGCGCGGGCATCTCCTCCGGGATCGACCTCGCGCTGTCCCTCGTCGAACGCGATCACGGCCCGGAACTGGCCGCCGCCGTCGCCCGTGAGCTGGTGCTCTATCTGCGGCGGGACGGCGACGCCGCGCAGATCAGCCCCTTCCTGCGCTACCGCGACCATGTCCGGCCCGCCGTTCACCGGGTACAGGACCACCTCGCCCAGAACCTGGACGCCCCTCACACCCTCGCCGAGCTCGCAGCCGTGGCTCATCTCTCCCCGCGTGGCTTGACCAGGGCCTTCACCGCGGCCACCGGCATCACGCCGCTGGCCTACCAGCGGCAGCTGCGCCTGGAGCGGGCCCGCACCCTGCTGGCCGGCACCAACCTGACCGTCGAGGCGGTCGCCGCACGGTGCGGCTTCCGCGACGCACGGCAGCTGCGCCGACTGGTCGCCGAGACCCTCGGCGTCCCGCCGTCCCAGCTGCGGCCTGCCGGCTGA
- a CDS encoding DJ-1/PfpI family protein produces MGTVLSVASFTGIAFAGVSTSMADSFAPAPAASGDRAWPSARAVPKDRITVAVAVSSEGSVATDVLAPYQVFAESGKFSVYTVAAERRVSPLSGGAHLLPDHTLAEVERGTVPEPDVVVVPAVADPAGANEARLRQWIVERHRRGARVLGVCAGSELLAASGLLDGRDATSFWSRIGPLKRRYPQVHWERGRRYVEDSRVTTTAGVTSGTVGALRVVEELAGKDEAARIGRGLSYPGWILDGPTAITANHLAVGDLPYALNAAFPWLRPTVGIGLVDGVGEIDAAAAFEGYGGVSFTARTVVLGARGTVKTRHGLVLVTRTAERGSYGVDRFVVPGVAEPSAVDAPLRTWAHRNKLAVELPGGGRHTEEFGFDPVLRDLAEHSDRRTALVTAKFSEYPSSHLVLAGAAWPWRSTLLAGVAVVVSVAAGFVPTVIRRAVRRRRAA; encoded by the coding sequence ATGGGCACGGTGCTGTCGGTGGCATCGTTCACCGGGATCGCTTTCGCGGGGGTGAGCACCTCGATGGCGGACAGCTTCGCACCCGCGCCGGCTGCTTCCGGCGATCGGGCCTGGCCCTCCGCGCGGGCGGTACCCAAGGACCGCATCACGGTGGCCGTGGCGGTCAGCAGCGAGGGCTCCGTGGCCACCGACGTCCTGGCGCCATATCAGGTGTTCGCCGAGTCCGGGAAGTTCTCCGTCTACACCGTGGCCGCCGAGCGCCGCGTCTCCCCGCTGTCGGGAGGGGCCCACCTGCTTCCCGACCACACTCTGGCGGAGGTGGAACGCGGCACGGTGCCCGAGCCCGACGTGGTGGTCGTGCCCGCGGTGGCCGACCCCGCCGGTGCCAACGAGGCGCGACTGCGCCAGTGGATCGTGGAGCGGCACCGCAGGGGCGCGCGTGTTCTGGGGGTGTGCGCGGGCTCGGAACTGCTGGCGGCCTCCGGCCTGCTGGACGGCCGTGACGCGACGTCGTTCTGGTCCCGTATCGGCCCTCTGAAGCGCCGGTACCCCCAGGTGCACTGGGAGCGTGGCCGGCGGTACGTCGAGGACAGCCGGGTGACCACCACCGCCGGCGTCACCTCCGGCACCGTCGGTGCGCTGCGGGTGGTGGAGGAACTGGCGGGCAAGGACGAGGCCGCCCGGATCGGTAGGGGACTGTCGTATCCGGGCTGGATTCTGGACGGGCCGACGGCGATTACGGCCAACCACCTTGCTGTCGGTGACCTGCCGTACGCGCTGAACGCCGCGTTCCCCTGGCTGCGTCCGACAGTGGGCATCGGCCTGGTCGACGGCGTCGGCGAGATCGACGCGGCCGCGGCCTTCGAAGGCTACGGCGGGGTGTCGTTCACCGCGCGAACGGTGGTGCTCGGCGCCCGTGGCACCGTCAAAACCCGTCACGGTCTCGTCCTGGTCACCCGGACAGCAGAGCGTGGATCTTATGGGGTCGACCGCTTCGTCGTGCCCGGCGTCGCGGAGCCGTCGGCCGTCGACGCCCCGCTGCGCACCTGGGCGCACCGCAACAAGCTCGCCGTGGAGCTGCCCGGTGGGGGACGGCACACCGAGGAGTTCGGGTTCGACCCCGTCCTGCGTGACCTCGCCGAGCACAGCGACCGCCGCACGGCCCTGGTCACGGCGAAGTTCTCCGAGTACCCCTCCTCCCACCTGGTGCTGGCCGGGGCGGCCTGGCCCTGGCGGTCGACGCTGCTGGCCGGGGTCGCGGTCGTGGTCAGCGTTGCTGCGGGGTTCGTTCCGACCGTGATACGGCGAGCAGTGCGACGTCGGCGGGCGGCGTAA